The Anolis sagrei isolate rAnoSag1 chromosome Y, rAnoSag1.mat, whole genome shotgun sequence genome contains a region encoding:
- the LOC132781582 gene encoding galectin-7-like codes for MAQTQKEKLDIPYCTEFSDGFGKGKIVKIRGSVLKDGKSFAVSFLCGKEEKADNALLVLVKLDGSSEMVLNSFLNKNFGKEEKHSKLPFAKGQEFQLDFIFEEEACKVVVNEEETFQHKYRIPAEKIRFLQVEGNVELEFVRLQDEKDNQPEDKNQSAGMLHCYRPCVPYPCCRPCHPCVTWYGCC; via the exons GATATCCCTTATTGCACTGAGTTCTCAGATGGATTTGGCAAAGGAAAAATTGTGAAGATCCGAGGTTCTGTGCTCAAGGATGGGAAAAG TTTTGCTGTAAGTTTCCTGTgcggaaaggaagaaaaagccgACAATGCCTTGTTGGTTTTGGTCAAGTTGGATGGCTCAAGTGAGATGGTGTTGAACAGCTTCCTGAATAAAAActttggaaaggaagaaaagcataGCAAACTCCCTTTTGCTAAAGGGCAGGAGTTTCAGCTGGACTTTATCTTTGAAGAAGAGGCCTGCAAG GTGGTGGTCAATGAGGAGGAGACCTTCCAACATAAATATCGCATCCCTGCCGAGAAAATACGCTTCCTGCAAGTGGAAGGAAATGTGGAGCTGGAGTTCGTCAGGCTGCAGGATGAAAAGGATAACCAGCCAGAAGATAAGAATCAGTCAGCTGGCATGCTGCATTGCTACAGGCCCTGTGTGCCATATCCATGTTGCCGACCTTGCCATCCATGTGTGACATGGTATGGTTGCTGTTAA